One genomic segment of Dioscorea cayenensis subsp. rotundata cultivar TDr96_F1 unplaced genomic scaffold, TDr96_F1_v2_PseudoChromosome.rev07_lg8_w22 25.fasta BLBR01001452.1, whole genome shotgun sequence includes these proteins:
- the LOC120256453 gene encoding auxin-responsive protein SAUR64-like, translated as MVNPKRLVEMARKWRRMAQSGRRRILMSRTNSGLKSSEGSLASKGHFVVYTKDGRRFVVPLAHLNSNVFKELFRLSEEEFGLPGDRPIILPCDAVFMEQLVVILRRRISEDVEKALLNSIVSNRCSASSSPFSHASINSYALVHGF; from the coding sequence ATGGTGAACCCAAAGAGACTCGTTGAAATGGCTCGAAAATGGCGAAGGATGGCCCAATCAGGGAGGAGGAGGATATTGATGTCAAGAACTAACAGCGGGCTGAAGTCCAGCGAAGGTTCATTGGCAAGCAAGGGCCATTTCGTTGTCTATACAAAAGACGGGCGGCGTTTTGTTGTCCCTTTGGCTCATCTTAACAGCAATGTCTTCAAAGAACTCTTCAGGTTATCTGAAGAAGAGTTTGGGTTGCCTGGTGACAGGCCAATCATTCTCCCTTGTGATGCTGTTTTCATGGAACAACTTGTTGTGATTCTTAGAAGAAGAATTTCGGAAGATGTGGAGAAAGCTTTGCTTAACTCTATTGTTTCTAACAGATGctcagcatcatcatcaccattctCCCATGCTTCTATTAACAGTTATGCACTTGTGCATGGATTCtaa